GAACCCCGGTGGGTAGTAGGGAGAGAGCGACGAAAGACTTGCGCGCTCCACCAGCGAAGCTTCGAAGCGGTCGATGCAATAGTCGTCGACGCGCACCATGTCGTCGGGGCAATCCCGCGCCGCCAGAACGTTGGTCGCGAACAGCTGAAGGCCGAGAAGCAGTGCGCCATGGCGAAAGCCTTGCGCGAGTTTGCGTGGAGTGGTCGGCACCATGCTCTACCTTGCGGCGGGTCCTTCGCAGACGCAGCTTGAGGCGTGGTGAGCGTCAGACACTTCACCGAACAGCGAGCGGCCCTCGCGCAGCAGTTGCTGCGGCGTGGGCACGAGCCCAGAGTCGCGAGCGCCTTCGCTCGGGTGCCTCGCCATCGATTCGTTCCCGCGCTGCAGCTCGACTACGCCTACGAAGACCGAGCCCTGCCCATCGGCGAAGGGCAGACGATCAGTCAGCCGTCCATGATTGCGCTCATGCTCGACGCGCTGGATCTGCAGCCTGAGGATCGAGTACTCGAAGTGGGAGCGGGTTCGGGCTACGCCGCAGCGCTCCTGGGGCAGCTGTGCGCCGAAGTCTACGCGGTGGAGCTCTCGCCGACATTGGCGGCCGCAGCACGCGAGCTGCTGGCGGAGCTGGGCGCGGACAACGTCCACCTCTCGTGCGGGGACGGCACGGCGGGATTGCCCGAGCGAGCGCCCTTCGATGCGATCTTGGTGTCCGCGGCGCCATTGCGGGTCCCGCCGGCGCTGCTGGAGCAGCTCCAGATCGGTGGACGCATCGCGATCCCCGTCGGAGATCGCTATCAGCAGGTGCTGCGCGTGGGGACCCGGGGCAGAGCGGGCATGCGCTGGGTCGATGGCGTTCCGTGCATGTTCGTCCCGCTGCTTCACCCGCACGCCCCCTGAGCTCGAGGCGGACCCGCCCGGATTTCGGTGGAAGCTGCGAGGCGGCGAAACCAGCACGGAAAGAACGCTCGAGTCGAGGCTAGGCCGAACCCACGGTGCGCGAAGTGAACGCGATCGGCGCCAGGCCGACACGCTCGTAGGCCTTCGTCCAGGCCTCGCCGGCGGGTACGTCGAAAACCAAGTCCGCATGCACGTCCGTCGGCAGCCAGGCGCCCTGCTTGATCTCGTTCTCCAACTGAGCTGGCGCCCAGCCAGCGTAGCCGACGTAGCCGATGACCCTCTCGGGCACGACCCCCTCCGCCATCAGCTCCAACACTCGACGCGACGCCGTCGCCACGATGCCTTGCCCGATGTCGAACTGCCCCTCCACGCCGGACAGCTTGTCGTGGTTGCGGTACACCAACCAGACTTGTTCCGGTGACACGGGTCCGCCCACCCGCACTACCCCGGGAACGTCCAAGGGCTGGTCGGTGACATCTGCGCGCACCAAGAGTTCCGGCACGGTCATCACGTCCTTGCCGTTGACAATCCACCCGAACGCCCCTTCGGGGCCATGCGCTGCCAAGAGCACCACAGAACGATCGAAGTTGGGATCCCCGAGCGGAGGCGCCGCAACCAGGAGTCCGGGAGCGAGGGACGACAGCACTGAGGACGAGACTAGCACAGGTGTCAGGACACCACGACGCCTGCGTAGCCGACGACCGCATCGTAGTCGCCGGAGACGTCCCCGGAGTTTGCATAACGCACGAGGCGTGCGCTCTTTGCTCCGCGCGCGACGGCCGTCGTCAAAGCGACCGTGGCGGGAATGAAGCCGCACATCGAGATCTCGTGCTCGACGACGACCCGGTAGAGTCCCTCGGGGTCGAGGGCCAGCACGCGGTCCAGCGCGATGGCGTCGAGGTGGCGCGCGCGCTCGGCGGGCAAGTAGTGAGACATGTCCGTGCTGGCGACGACCAGCGTCGGACTGCCGAAGGCGTCGAGGGCTCGAGCCATGTTCCTGCCCAGCTCCAGACAGTCATCGAGGCTGGCGCGGCCGAGCACGATCGGCACGATCTCCAGCGCGGGTTGTCGCGCGAGCAAAAGTGGGAGTTGCACTTCGATGGCGTGCTCGCGCAGGTGAGCTCGTTCATCTTGGTCCAACCCACACTCGTCGCCGAGCACCCGTGCCAGCCGCCGGGCGACCGGCACGACCGCACCGGGGATCTGAAAGCCATCGCCAGCAAACAGCGCTCGCGACGATCCAAGCCCGGTGTGGTTGGGACACAGCACCACCACGTGCTTCGGCACGACCACTCGAGCGTAGGTCTCCGCCGCCACCGCGCCCGAGTAGACCCACCCGGCATGCGGCGCCAGCACCGCGAGGCCGCGCGAGGCGACCGCCGATTCGGGAGCAAGGCGCTCCACCGCAGCGCGCAAAGACGCTGCGTCTCCAGGGTAAAAACGCCCGGCAACGGCGGCAGGTCGCAGCTGCATGACTCGCCCAATCTAGTGCCGCGACGCACGACTGGCAATTCATCACCCATCAGGGTGAAGCTGCCGATTTGATTGTGTGGCCGACCGCGTTAGAGTCCGGCCCAATGCGGGTCACGTTCTACGGCGTGCGGGGTTCAGTGCCAGCCCCGGGACCGAGCACGGTGCGCTACGGCGGCAATACTTCCTGCGTGAGCGTGGAACTGTCGGATGGCGGCCGTCTGATCCTCGATGCGGGTACCGG
The nucleotide sequence above comes from Polyangiaceae bacterium. Encoded proteins:
- a CDS encoding protein-L-isoaspartate(D-aspartate) O-methyltransferase; its protein translation is MSVRHFTEQRAALAQQLLRRGHEPRVASAFARVPRHRFVPALQLDYAYEDRALPIGEGQTISQPSMIALMLDALDLQPEDRVLEVGAGSGYAAALLGQLCAEVYAVELSPTLAAAARELLAELGADNVHLSCGDGTAGLPERAPFDAILVSAAPLRVPPALLEQLQIGGRIAIPVGDRYQQVLRVGTRGRAGMRWVDGVPCMFVPLLHPHAP
- a CDS encoding YqgE/AlgH family protein, yielding MLSSLAPGLLVAAPPLGDPNFDRSVVLLAAHGPEGAFGWIVNGKDVMTVPELLVRADVTDQPLDVPGVVRVGGPVSPEQVWLVYRNHDKLSGVEGQFDIGQGIVATASRRVLELMAEGVVPERVIGYVGYAGWAPAQLENEIKQGAWLPTDVHADLVFDVPAGEAWTKAYERVGLAPIAFTSRTVGSA
- the amrB gene encoding AmmeMemoRadiSam system protein B, which gives rise to MQLRPAAVAGRFYPGDAASLRAAVERLAPESAVASRGLAVLAPHAGWVYSGAVAAETYARVVVPKHVVVLCPNHTGLGSSRALFAGDGFQIPGAVVPVARRLARVLGDECGLDQDERAHLREHAIEVQLPLLLARQPALEIVPIVLGRASLDDCLELGRNMARALDAFGSPTLVVASTDMSHYLPAERARHLDAIALDRVLALDPEGLYRVVVEHEISMCGFIPATVALTTAVARGAKSARLVRYANSGDVSGDYDAVVGYAGVVVS